In one Plutella xylostella chromosome 20, ilPluXylo3.1, whole genome shotgun sequence genomic region, the following are encoded:
- the LOC105385924 gene encoding NADH dehydrogenase [ubiquinone] 1 beta subcomplex subunit 3 — MGGHGHGHEPPYRIPDASTFQVKGIPQLEALEEALAQKGLKDPWIRNEAWRYNPGFGSRWERSRLFFFRGLPLGLALTVIVVGAGKVLGGGDSHGHGHEGGHH; from the exons ATGGGCGGGCACGGACACGGCCACGAGCCTCCGTACAGGATCCCCGACGCCAGCACCTTCCAGGTGAAGGGCATCCCCCAGCTGGAGGCGCTGGAGGAGGCTCTCGCTCAGAAAGGACTCAAGGACCCATGGATTCG cAATGAGGCTTGGCGGTACAACCCAGGTTTTGGCTCCCGCTGGGAGAGGTCTCGCCTCTTTTTCTTCCGTGGGTTGCCCCTCGGCCTGGCTCTGACTGTGATCGTGGTGGGCGCGGGCAAGGTGCTCGGCGGCGGGGACAGCCACGGACACGGACATGAGGGAGGACATCACTAG
- the LOC105382396 gene encoding DNA ligase 1, whose translation MNILLRSLKRCTVVTFGNRFVYNVQPTENLLKLIVNTPASAWIIPHNTVTTMAQRSITSFFTKTPKKSIDKDSSLDSEASPSAKDTPPSSKTSSTEDTATTNSKTPVKKSVKRQRLESSGSESCSPQKSSPEPSPVKETKKKVKRQRIESSSSEQSQSPKKIPKEEKVSPKVEKKKSPKTYSSPKSKKVNVKVEKVPLVERNGKADKSKDNPTQKKEKDEVKSEVVKVEIELEVAKENKIKEEVTESKKVEETEYNPAKAKYHPIRDACWSEGQPVPYLALAKTLEAIEGTSARLKMIEILSNYFRSVMVLTPEDLLPSVYMCLNQLAPAYHSLELGIAETYLMKAIGQCTGRTLAQVKAAAQKSGDLGLVAEQARATQRTMFQSKPLEARKVFQALKDVAHMTGQASVNKKIGKIQSLYVACRNAEARYLIRSLAGKLRIGLAEQSVLQALALAATMTPPPQRDVLDASKGLTPEEFKVILDATALLIKTTYCECPNYDQLIPVLLQHGAAALPQHCRLTPGVPLKPMLAHPTKGVHEVLNRFEGLEFTCEWKYDGERAQIHVPSLPAPATPATPDTPLAPDTPLAPDLAKAAVFSRNQEDNTTKYPDILRRLPGLLKDSVSSCVLDCEAVAYDVVNKQILPFQILSTRKRKDAVESEIKVQVCVFVFDLLFLNGASLVARPLRERRDLLRTHCREVEGEWHFATSVDCSTTEEVAAALDAAVRGSCEGLMVKTLSGKDATYEIARRSRNWLKLKKDYLDGVGDTLDVVVLGGYSGRGKRTGVFGGFLLACYDPQTEEYQSLCKIGTGFSDEDLQTLSATLKEHVIDGPRNYYRYDSSHEPDSWFAPAAVWEVRCADLSLSPAHRAALGLVEPDKGVSLRFPRFVRVRDDKTPENATSAQQVAELYLSQDQVKNQTSKPTVQDDFY comes from the exons ATGAACATTTTATTGAGAAGTTTGAAACGATGCACAGTTGTGACTTTCGGAAATAGGTTTGTTTACAATGTGCAACCTACTGAAAATCTTCTGAAATTGATTGTAAATACTCCGGCTTCAGCTTGGATTATACCCCACAATACTGTAACCACAATGGCACAAAGGAGCATCACATCGTTTTTTACAAAAACGCCTAAGAAAAGCATTGATAAGGACAGCAGCCTGGACAGTGAAGCCAGTCCATCTGCCAAG GATACACCACCAAGCAGTAAAACATCCTCTACTGAAGATACTGCAACTACAAATAGTAAAACTCCAGTCAAG aaatcAGTGAAGCGACAGAGGTTGGAGAGCAGCGGGAGTGAGTCTTGCTCCCCACAAAAGTCATCTCCAGAACCATCACCAGTTAAAGAAACA aaaaAGAAAGTTAAACGGCAGAGAATTGAAAGTTCCAGCAGTGAACAGTCACAGTCTCCCAAAAAGATACCTAAAGAAGAGAAAGTATCTCCTAAAGTAGAGAAAAAGAAGTCCCCTAAAACTTACTCTTCCCCTAAATCTAAGAAAGTTAATGTCAAAGTAGAAAAGGTTCCGCTTGTTGAGAGAAATGGCAAAGCAGATAAATCCAAGGACAATCCTACACAGAAGAAAGAGAAAGATGAAGTGAAGTCTGAGGTGGTCAAAGTAGAAATAGAGTTGGAAGTTgccaaagaaaataaaatcaaagaaGAAGTTACAGAAAGCAAAAAAGTAGAAG AAACAGAATACAATCCAGCCAAAGCCAAGTACCATCCAATCAGAGATGCATGCTGGTCAGAAGGCCAGCCCGTCCCATACCTCGCACTAGCCAAGACGCTGGAGGCCATTGAGGGCACGTCCGCCCGACTCAAGATGATAGAGATCCTGAGCAACTACTTCAGGTCGGTGATGGTGCTGACTCCGGAGGACCTGCTGCCGAGCGTCTACATGTGCCTCAACCAGCTTGCACCGGCTTACCATAGCTTGGAACTTG GCATAGCAGAGACCTACCTCATGAAGGCGATCGGTCAGTGCACGGGGCGCACGCTCGCCCAAGTCAAGGCGGCTGCACAGAAGTCTGGAGACCTGGGGCTGGTGGCGGAGCAGGCGCGCGCCACGCAGCGCACCATGTTCCAGAGCAAGCCGCTCGAGGCACGGAAGGTGTTCCAGGCGTTGAAGGATGTTGCGCATATGACTG gacAAGCGTCAGTCAATAAGAAAATTGGAAAGATACAGTCGCTATACGTCGCCTGTAGGAATGCTGAAGCTAGATATCTAATCAG ATCCCTGGCAGGCAAGCTGCGCATCGGTCTGGCGGAGCAGTCAGTCTTACAAGCGCTAGCTTTAGCCGCCACCatgacgccgccgccgcagcgaGACGTACTGGACGCGTCCAAGGGACTCACACCAGAGGAGTTCAAGGTAATT CTCGACGCCACGGCTCTCCTAATCAAAACCACCTACTGCGAGTGTCCGAACTACGACCAGCTGATCCCTGTGCTGCTGCAGCACGGGGCGGCCGCGCTGCCCCAGCACTGTCGGCTCACCCCCGGCGTGCCACTCAAGCCCATGCTGGCCCACCCGACTAAGGGCGTGCATGAGGTGTTGAACAG ATTCGAAGGCCTAGAATTCACATGCGAGTGGAAGTACGACGGAGAGCGCGCGCAGATCCACGTCCCCTCCCTCCCCGCCCCCGCCACCCCCGCCACCCCGGACACCCCCCTCGCCCCCGACACCCCCCTCGCCCCGGACCTGGCCAAGGCGGCCGTGTTCAGTCGCAACCAAGAAGATAACACCACTAAATACCCGGATATACTGCGGAGGCTGCCCGGGTTGCTGAAGGACAGTGTCAGTAGTTGCGTGCTGGATTGTGAAGCGGTGGCCTATGATGTGGTGAATAAGCAGATATTGCCGTTTCAG ATCCTATCAACCCGCAAGCGCAAGGACGCTGTAGAGTCTGAGATCAAGGTGCAGGTGTGCGTGTTCGTGTTCGACCTGCTGTTCCTGAACGGCGCCTCGCTCGTGGCGCGCCCGCTGCGGGAGCGCCGGGACCTGCTGCGGACGCACTGCCGCGAGGTGGAGG GAGAATGGCACTTCGCCACCTCGGTAGACTGCAGCACGACGGAGGaggtggcggcggcgctggaCGCGGCGGTGCGCGGCTCCTGCGAGGGACTCATGGTCAAGACGCTCAGCGGGAAGGATGCCACCTACGAGATCGCGAGACGCAGTCGGAACTGGCTTAAG CTAAAGAAAGACTACCTAGACGGCGTCGGGGACACGCTGGACGTGGTGGTGCTGGGCGGCTACAGCGGGCGCGGGAAGCGCACCGGAGTCTTCGGGGGCTTCCTGCTCGCGTGCTACGACCCGCAGACCGAGGAGTACCAGAGTCTGTGCAAGATCGGCACCGGCTTCTCTGATGAGGATCTGCAGACGCTCAGTGCGACGTTGAAGGAGCATGTCATTGATGGGCCGAGGAATTATTACAG ATACGACAGTAGCCACGAGCCGGACTCGTGGTTCGCGCCGGCGGCGGTGTGGGAGGTGCGCTGCGCGGACCTGTCGCTGTCGCCCGCGCACCGCGCCGCGCTGGGGCTGGTCGAGCCCGACAAGGGAGTGTCGCTGAGGTTCCCCAG GTTTGTTCGTGTCCGAGATGACAAGACTCCGGAGAACGCCACATCAGCGCAGCAAGTGGCGGAGCTGTACCTGTCTCAGGACCAGGTGAAGAACCAGACCAGCAAGCCCACGGTGCAGGATGACTTCTATTAG